CTGATTGTATATAGTTACCTGCTACTCAGGCAACCTGGTTCTACGTAGTTACTTTCTGCCCAGGCAATCTGATTGCATATAGTTACCTGCTACCCAGGCAATCTGATTGTATATAGTTACCTGCTACCCAGGCAGTCTGATTGTATATAGTTACCTGCTACCCAGGCAACCTGGTTCTACGTAGTTACCCTCTACCCAGGCAACCCGGTTGTATATGGCTACCTGCTACCCAGGCAACCTGGTCATATATAGTTACCTGCTACCCAGGAAAACAGGTCATAAATAGTTATATGCCTCCTGGGCAACCTGATTACATATCTACACTGATCTAGTTGCCTGATCAAAACTTGACATGGTACTTCCCTGGACTAGACAGCATGTCGATCTCGTGTTGGTCTGTGGTCGAAGGAAAAGGGCTTGGGCTTGATGGAGGATGTTACGGTTACCTTACTAAGCTGGCCACGTCACCACAAAGCAGAAGAAATGAAGGTTTCCCATTAACTGGTAATCTGACTGAGGCTGACAAACGACAGACATTTCCTATCAGGTGGTTATTACTTTATTTACCCGATTTAACATGTTGACACCatcagttttgttttcaaagaatCTCAAACACAACTCATGATCACGTGGGTCGGACCAACCCCCAAAACCTTGCCGCATTGGTCTTGTTCTTGCTCTATTTGTAGAAACTTTAAATTTGAGTGGAAAGAGATTTTTTTGGTACGTGGTCAATACATTTTGTATGTTGCTTTTAACCCGATCCCTGTCGCAGCCTTTGATGTTCCTGTGGAAGCCATGACAGGTGCCTATATGAAATACTCTTCCAGCTTTAGGTTTGAGAATTTTCATACCTTTGAAGCAATTGGAAGTGCTGTATTCGAGGGCCCAGTCCCAGTTATAATCATCGAACTTACAGAAGAACTTGGCACATGATTTAAACTCTTTCCAGAAGTTTCTTCTAAAAGCCATTCCTCGTCCTATCCCAGTGAACCAGTTTGATATCACCACATCTCCCGTTTCAGAGACGTAGGAGTTAGGCTTGAGCTCCTCGTGTTCGCCAAGAATGTACATTAAACAAGAAGGACAGGCCACCGGTGTTTCATCATTTAAAAGCCGAATCACATGAATAACGTCCTCAGCCAAATAGTAATCATCGTCTAAACGCAGCACAACTCCTGTGAAGTCTTTCAGAATACGGACTCGATCCAGGATGTAATGTTGTTTCCAAACCCAATGGTGTTTAATCTGAGCGAACCTCCCCTCTCTGTAGTGGCCGTAGGTGTCTGGAAACTTGGCATTGACACAGCCTCTGACCATAGCCATTTCCTTTCCGATGTCTCTAGGACAGTCACTGGGACTGTCCCCTGGGAACTGCTTGTCGTAGAACTGTATGGCGTACGGATAAAACAGCTGCAACACCGGACAGAATTCTATAGACAATACAAGTTGGAACGTTTCTGGAGAATAGTAGTCATGACTGAAGATGACTAGTGTCTGGTTGATGTATCGAACTGATTTCATAGATTCTATCATTATTTGTAGGTCTTCCAGTCTTTTGTGAACTTGAATCAATATAACGACAGAATTGTTATGAAAATCCAGTGGGAACTTTTCAATGTTACGAATATGCTGTTCAGAGTTGAGTCTTAGCAAAGTCTTCCGAGCGGTGTGTTTATTGGTGGATATATTCATGTTCAACAGTTCAATGTCACTGACAACAGGGACAAGCGTGGACGACGACAATTTGCCTACAGTTAAATCTTTCAACAATTTGAGTGCGTTGAGGGTGCGAGATTCCCCCGTCCCGTCGCCGTTGCTACCCCAAGGCCAGAGAGCGGCGTACATCTGCAGCCCCACAAACACTCCGAGCACGAAGCAAAAAACACGGTGACAGAAACGCCGAGATGTTACGAGACTAGAGGCCCGCATGTTCACGACAGAATTGATTGCACACAATGCTAATATGTAAGTAAAGAGAATCACCAACAACGGTGTTTACTCACAATTTAGATTTCACATAACTGATGTTGTGGGCTGCAGTGGTTAGTGCGGGATCCCTTGTGCCTTCACCTGCATTATGGGAAATTGGTAGGTAGATGTCAGATGTAATGCCACTGTTATCCCGAGTCCAGAAATCAGGTTATTCAAGAATCTTTTCTTGGTGTCCCAGGTCAACACATACACTCTACATTCTCGAACAGGAAACCTCCACTGTGTTTTATTACATTACACACATGTGACTTCCTTTCACCATCCGAGGTTGGAAACAATACTGGTTAAATATAGGTGAGTATGGTGGAAGTATCTCGGGTAGCAGCCTATGCATAATACATGCTCCACATTGATCAGTCACGCAAATGTCGCCATGTATTGAAGCACACGCTTGCAGGCGGAGTTGGACACATGCTTGaattgtctgtaaatatctgGGTTTGGGGCCACATTTGATAACTATGTTCTTGCGT
This portion of the Haliotis asinina isolate JCU_RB_2024 chromosome 10, JCU_Hal_asi_v2, whole genome shotgun sequence genome encodes:
- the LOC137298556 gene encoding alpha-1,6-mannosyl-glycoprotein 2-beta-N-acetylglucosaminyltransferase-like, coding for MRASSLVTSRRFCHRVFCFVLGVFVGLQMYAALWPWGSNGDGTGESRTLNALKLLKDLTVGKLSSSTLVPVVSDIELLNMNISTNKHTARKTLLRLNSEQHIRNIEKFPLDFHNNSVVILIQVHKRLEDLQIMIESMKSVRYINQTLVIFSHDYYSPETFQLVLSIEFCPVLQLFYPYAIQFYDKQFPGDSPSDCPRDIGKEMAMVRGCVNAKFPDTYGHYREGRFAQIKHHWVWKQHYILDRVRILKDFTGVVLRLDDDYYLAEDVIHVIRLLNDETPVACPSCLMYILGEHEELKPNSYVSETGDVVISNWFTGIGRGMAFRRNFWKEFKSCAKFFCKFDDYNWDWALEYSTSNCFKGMKILKPKAGRVFHIGTCHGFHRNIKGCDRDRVKSNIQNVLTTYQKNLFPLKFKVSTNRARTRPMRQGFGGWSDPRDHELCLRFFENKTDGVNMLNRVNKVITT